A genomic segment from Branchiostoma floridae strain S238N-H82 chromosome 7, Bfl_VNyyK, whole genome shotgun sequence encodes:
- the LOC118419334 gene encoding carboxypeptidase N catalytic chain-like, whose amino-acid sequence MTTTPHTVDRTMMPTATTDRTMMPTATTAGIPKCSEYHDYEEMTEFMEDVNKRCPAITRLYNVGQSVQGRKLWVIEISDNPGMHELGEPEFKYIANMHGNEVRGRELLLCLAEYLCEEFTAGNQRIVSLVQNTRIHLMPSMNPDGFEVADVNDEVTGRNNAQGKDLNRGFPALNKIAYAGEATGVNQDHIPIPADFNMAPTEVQAVMGWIKNPNYPFVLSANLHDGALVVNYPYDERKVANADNVDVKTPDDDLFKHLSNVYAQAHATMVGGAPAGCYNGNNGITNGAAWYSVVGGMQDFNYLHTNCFEVTLELGCPKYPPEKDLPQEWNNNRDALVSFIEKVHLGIKGMVTNKKNGQGIANARIQVNGINHDVLSATGGDYWRLLEPGMYNVTASAAGFISQTKGATVISGTNAGATILNFQLEDAP is encoded by the exons ATGACAACCACGCCACATACAGTAG ACCGAACAATGATGCCCACAGCAACAACAG ACCGAACAATGATGCCCACAGCAACAACAG CTGGTATACCGAAATGTAGCGAGTATCATGACTACGAAGAGATGACAGAGTTTATGGAAGATGTGAACAAACGGTGCCCTGCAATAACTCGACTGTACAACGTTGGTCAAAGCGTACAAGGCAGGAAACTTTGGGTCATAGAAATCTCGGACAACCCAGGCATGCATGAATTAG GTGAGCCCGAATTCAAGTACATTGCCAACATGCACGGAAATGAAGTCCGTGGTCGCGAACTTCTGCTGTGTCTGGCGGAGTATCTCTGCGAAGAATTCACAGCAGGAAACCAACGAATCGTCAGCCTTGTGCAGAATACCCGTATTCACCTGATGCCTTCCATGAACCCTGATGGTTTCGAGGTTGCAGACgttaat GATGAAGTGACTGGTAGGAATAACGCACAAGGCAAAGATCTCAACCGCGGGTTCCCGGCTTTGAATAAAATTGCCTATGCTGGGGAGGCCACTGGCGTCAACCAGGACCACATTCCCATCCCAGCTGATTTTAACATG GCTCCGACAGAAGTCCAGGCTGTGATGGGGTGGATCAAGAACCCAAACTATCCTTTCGTGTTGTCTGCAAACCTTCATGATGGCGCCCTTGTGGTCAATTACCCCTATGATGAGCGGAAGGTCGCGAA TGCTGACAATGTTGATGTCAAGACACCAGATGACGATCTTTTCAAGCATCTGTCCAACGTGTACGCGCAGGCACATGCTACAATGGTAGGAGGGGCACCAGCCGGTTGTTATAATGGAAACAATGGCATCACCAACGGAGCGGCGTGGTACTCAGTTGTAGGAG GCATGCAGGACTTCAACTATCTTCACACCAACTGCTTTGAAGTAACACTGGAACTGGGATGTCCAAAATACCCTCCCGAAAAGGACCTTCCACAGGAATGGAACAACAATAGAGATGCCCTCGTGTCGTTCATTGAAAAG GTTCACCTTGGCATCAAAGGCATGGTtaccaacaagaaaaatggacAGGGAATAGCAAACGCCAGGATTCAGGTCAATGGCATCAACCACGATGTCTTATCAG CTACCGGTGGTGATTATTGGCGCCTCCTGGAGCCTGGCATGTACAATGTCACTGCTTCTGCCGCGGGCTTCATCAGCCAGACCAAAGGAGCAACAGTCATTTCTGGAACAAATGCCGGGGCCACAATCCTTAACTTCCAGCTCGAAGACG CCCCGTAA